The window TCACAGCCAGATTGGGAGAGTCTTTCGTGGTTACAGAAACGCTTTATGACTTGGTTTAACCAAGAGCGTCTAAAGACTGTTCTCACCTTCCCTGTAGAAACAATGGCTTTGTTAGCAGAGAATGGTGACTGCAAGGATAAGGAATGGGGTGACTTTGCCGCTAAGATGTATTCTGAGGGACATAGTTTCTTCACATACATGAGCGATAATGCTGACTCACTCAGTTCATGCTGCCGTCTACGTAATGAGATTCAAGATAACGGCTTCTCTTATACACTCGGTGCTGGTGGTGTCTCAACTGGATCAAAGAGTGTATTGACAATCAACCTCAATCGCTGTATTCAGTATGCAGTCAACAACAACCTTGATTACAAGGAGTACCTGACGCATATTATCGAGTTGTGCCATAAGGTACAATTAGCATACAATGAAAACCTCAAGGAGTTACTGCGTAATCACATGCTCCCACTCTTTGATGCTGGATACATCAACATTGATCGCCAGTATCTCACCATTGGTATCAATGGTCTTGTAGAAGCAGCAGAATTCATGGGACTTGACATCACACCGAATGAGGACTATAAGAAGTTTGTACAGACTGTACTTGGATTGATAGAAACACAGAACAAGGCTTTCCGTACAAAGGAAGCTATGTTCAACTGCGAGATGATTCCTGCAGAAAATGTGGGAGTAAAACATGCTAAATGGGATTCAGAAGATGGGTATTTTGTTCCACGCAGCTGCTATAACAGCTATTTCTATCGCGTGGAGGACAACTCGTTGACGATTCTTGACAAGTTCAAACTGCACGGAGCACCTTATATAGAACATCTAACTGGTGGTTCTGCACTTCACATGAACCTCGAAGAGCACCTCTCTGAGCCACAGTATCGCCAGTTGTTGCGTGTCGCTGCACAGGAAGGTTGCAACTACTTCACATTCAACATTCCAAATACCGTCTGCAACGACTGCGGTCATATCGACAAACGTTATATGCACGAATGTCCACATTGTCATTCTAAGAATGTTGATTATCTCACTCGCATCATTGGTTACATGAAACGTGTTAGCAACTTCTCTGTACCTCGCCAGGAGGAAGCACACCGCCGTTTCTATGCAGGAGAAGATAAATATACAGTTAATACAACAAATGAGAAGTTATGTAAAGAAACGGTTACTGAAACCAAGAACGTATAACAGACATTATCGTAAAAACGCTTTAACTTACTAATAGGGCTGACAGACTTCACGTCTAATACCCCTAAAATCATTTACGGACACATGCTTATGTGTGTCCGTATTTGTTTATATTCCTCTT is drawn from Prevotella melaninogenica and contains these coding sequences:
- the nrdD gene encoding anaerobic ribonucleoside-triphosphate reductase, with the protein product MEMKNFTITKRDGSKDRFSLDKIMNAILKAFESVNEPTDLGTLSKIIANLNIQNDIKVEDIQNQVELALMKEGYYKVAKSFIVYRQQHTEDRETLEKMKFLSDYCVASNAATGSKFDANANVEHKNIATLIGELPKQGFIRLNRRLLVDRIKKMYGKDLADEYIDLLNHHFIYKNDETNLANYCASITMYPWLIGGTNSIGGNSTAPTNLKSFCGGFINMVFMVSSMLAGACATPEFLMYMNYFIQKEYGKDYWERADEIVDLSLRKRTIDKVITDYFEQIVYSLNQPTGARNYQAVFWNISYYDRPYFESLFGNFYFPDGSQPDWESLSWLQKRFMTWFNQERLKTVLTFPVETMALLAENGDCKDKEWGDFAAKMYSEGHSFFTYMSDNADSLSSCCRLRNEIQDNGFSYTLGAGGVSTGSKSVLTINLNRCIQYAVNNNLDYKEYLTHIIELCHKVQLAYNENLKELLRNHMLPLFDAGYINIDRQYLTIGINGLVEAAEFMGLDITPNEDYKKFVQTVLGLIETQNKAFRTKEAMFNCEMIPAENVGVKHAKWDSEDGYFVPRSCYNSYFYRVEDNSLTILDKFKLHGAPYIEHLTGGSALHMNLEEHLSEPQYRQLLRVAAQEGCNYFTFNIPNTVCNDCGHIDKRYMHECPHCHSKNVDYLTRIIGYMKRVSNFSVPRQEEAHRRFYAGEDKYTVNTTNEKLCKETVTETKNV